The following are from one region of the Juglans regia cultivar Chandler chromosome 10, Walnut 2.0, whole genome shotgun sequence genome:
- the LOC109010179 gene encoding uncharacterized protein LOC109010179 — MSDGYYSSKKTDDICEGVCGQGTRVALIMSRSRCIFLRTYVFLFVVVPICIFGVYLHGQKISYFLRPIWESPPKSFHDVPHYYNENVSMATLCKLHGWGLRESPRRVYDAVLFSNELDILTIRWNELYPYVTQFVLLESNSTFTGLSKELLFAENRDQFKFIEPRLTYGKIGGRFKKGENPFVEEAYQRLALDNLLKIAGIEDDDLLIMSDVDEIPSAHTINLLRWCDEIPHILHLRLKNYLYSFEFLVDNKSWRASVHRYKTGKTKYAHFRQTDNILSDAGWHCSFCFRRISEFVFKMRAYSHYDRVRFSHFLNSERIQDIICKGSDLFDMIPEEYTFKEIIGKMGPIPHSYSAVHLPSYLLNNAEKYKYLLPGNCQRESG, encoded by the coding sequence GGAACTCGTGTTGCACTGATTATGTCAAGATCTCGATGTATTTTTCTGAGGACCTATGTGTTTTTGTTTGTGGTTGTCCCAATATGCATCTTTGGTGTATATTTGCATGGGCAGAAGATTTCTTATTTCCTGAGACCAATATGGGAATCACCCCCAAAGTCCTTCCACGATGTCCCTCACTATTATAATGAGAATGTATCGATGGCAACTCTTTGCAAACTTCACGGGTGGGGACTTCGCGAATCTCCAAGACGAGTCTATGATGCAGTTCTTTTCAGTAATGAGCTTGACATCCTTACAATTCGATGGAATGAATTGTATCCATATGTGACACAGTTTGTTCTTCTCGAATCAAACTCAACATTCACAGGTTTGTCTAAAGAATTGCTTTTTGCGGAGAACCGTGACCAGTTCAAGTTTATTGAACCTCGGCTGACTTATGGGAAGATTGGAGGAAGATTTAAGAAAGGCGAAAATCCATTTGTTGAAGAGGCATATCAGAGATTAGCACTGGACAATCTTTTGAAAATTGCAGGCATTGAAGATGACGATTTGTTGATAATGTCTGATGTTGATGAGATTCCAAGTGCCCACACAATTAATCTCTTGAGGTGGTGTGATGAAATTCCACATATCCTTCACCTTCGACTCAAGAACTACCTATATTCATTCGAATTTCTTGTAGACAACAAAAGCTGGAGAGCTTCTGTCCATAGGTACAAGACAGGAAAGACTAAATATGCACATTTTCGACAAACTGATAACATCTTGTCAGATGCTGGGTGGCATTGTAGCTTTTGCTTCCGCCGCATCAGTGAATTTGTATTTAAGATGAGGGCTTACAGTCATTATGATCGGGTCAGGTTTTCTCATTTCTTGAACTCCGAAAGGATTCAGGACATAATATGCAAAGGGTCTGACCTGTTTGACATGATTCCTGAGGAGTACACATTTAAGGAAATAATTGGGAAGATGGGACCTATTCCTCATTCTTATTCAGCAGTCCATCTTCCATCATATCTGTTGAACAATGCTGAGAAGTACAAATACCTGTTGCCTGGTAACTGCCAAAGAGAAAGTGGCTAA